The DNA sequence ATCAAGCGAAGAATTGAAAAATCTTCAAGGGCAAAACCTACAGAATCAAAAATAGTAATTTCATCCGGCTTGCGGTTTATGGGTTTACCTGTTTTGATTACATTCCAAATTTCGGTAACTTTAAACTTATCATCCATGTGCTGAATTTCGCCCTCGATTCGGCTCTGAGGTTCAAATTCTACATAAACGTCTCCCATAAAAAGAACCTTTGAATCAAGCTCGGTTTTTCCGGGGCAGTCGCCACCTACGCCGTTTATGTGCATACCGGGCTCAACCATATCGGGGGTAATAATAATGGCATTTTTCTTATCGGCCGTAATTGTCGTGATAATATCGACCCCTTTACAAGCCTCTTTTGTGCTGCTGCATTTGATAAGCTTTAAGCCCTTTACATCTTTAAGATTATCCATGAGTTTGTCTGTTGCAGCAGGATCAACATCATAGCAATAAATTTCTTCTACCCCCAAAATATGATGAAAACCGAGAGCTTGGAATTCGCTTTGGCAGCCGTTTCCTATTAAGGCCATTTTTTTGGGATTAGGTTTTGCAAGATACTTTGCAGCCATTACCGAAGTTGCGGCAGTTCTAACCGCCGTTGTCAAAGTCAATTCACTCAAAAGAAGAGGAAATCCCGTGCAAACTTCAGCTAAAACTCCGATAGCCATAACAGTTAAAAAATTGTGCTTTGGGTTTTCGGGATGACCGTTTACGTATTTAAAAGAATAGGTTTTGGAGT is a window from the Treponema denticola genome containing:
- a CDS encoding ornithine cyclodeaminase, whose product is MLKTKYIDLPTMAKYLKSVGAETVIKRLVPYLEEDYKRWNDFDKVPRMAHHSPVGVIELMPIGDSKTYSFKYVNGHPENPKHNFLTVMAIGVLAEVCTGFPLLLSELTLTTAVRTAATSVMAAKYLAKPNPKKMALIGNGCQSEFQALGFHHILGVEEIYCYDVDPAATDKLMDNLKDVKGLKLIKCSSTKEACKGVDIITTITADKKNAIIITPDMVEPGMHINGVGGDCPGKTELDSKVLFMGDVYVEFEPQSRIEGEIQHMDDKFKVTEIWNVIKTGKPINRKPDEITIFDSVGFALEDFSILRLMYDIAKDENVGIPQELVPVLENPKNLYGMLR